The following proteins come from a genomic window of Triticum aestivum cultivar Chinese Spring chromosome 6A, IWGSC CS RefSeq v2.1, whole genome shotgun sequence:
- the LOC123131044 gene encoding uncharacterized protein produces the protein MMTRARRRRLCLLAEWRDWANLLPPDLVEEISDRLLSLDVAEYLRFRAVCRTWRGLTADPRTAGLLDSRFRPRNWMVLSIIPDPEPHRRLLNLATAASLGVHLPAISTHCHICDVDGLLVLFHKPTTTIRLLDPLTNALTEFPAISSLVSAVPLDHHTVLFQNPLGTIPRAINAAAFDDSTSPPTLLLCLRGGLATIIFAKPGDAHWTLVIPGQSTHPRNYNINR, from the exons ATGATGACACGAGCGCGGCGTCGGCGGCTTTGCCTCCTCGCAGAATGGAGGGATTGGGCCAACCTGCTTCCTCCGGACCTCGTTGAGGAGATCTCTGACCGGCTGCTCTCCCTCGACGTGGCCGAGTATCTCCGCTTCCGCGCTGTGTGCAGGACGTGGCGCGGACTCACCGCCGACCCGCGCACAGCAGGCCTCCTTGACAGCCGCTTCCGCCCCCGCAACTGGATGGTGCTCTCCATCATTCCTGACCCCGAGCCCCACCGCCGCCTCCTCAACTTGGCCACTGCGGCCTCTCTCGGTGTCCACCTCCCGGCCATCTCCACCCACTGCCACATCTGCGACGTCGACGGCCTCCTCGTCCTCTTCCACAAGCCCACCACGACCATCCGCCTCCTCGACCCACTCACCAACGCCCTCACCGAGTTCCCGGCAATCTCGAGCCTCGTTTCGGCCGTCCCCCTGGATCACCACACCGTCTTGTTTCAGAATCCCCTGGGCACTATTCCGAGGGCGATCAATGCCGCAGCTTTTGATGACTCCACATCCCCGCCCACACTCCTCCTCTGCCTGAGAGGCGGtttggccaccatcatcttcgccAAACCTGGCGATGCGCACTGGACGCTGGTGATCCCAGGCCAGTCCACCCACCCCAGGAACTACAATATCAACAG GTAA